Proteins co-encoded in one Nicotiana sylvestris chromosome 7, ASM39365v2, whole genome shotgun sequence genomic window:
- the LOC138873676 gene encoding uncharacterized protein, with protein sequence MCETFEIKYKNSTTYRPQMNGAVEAANKKIKMILRKMVENHKQWHEKLPFALLGYRTTVRTSTGATPYILVYGTKAVIPAEVEVPSVRIIQEAELCDTEWIRSRYEQLDLIDGKKDEHSMSWIALSEQNV encoded by the coding sequence atgtgtgaaactttcgaAATCAAgtacaagaattccacaacctatagacctcagatgaatggagccgtagaagctgccaacaaaaagATCAAGATGATActgaggaaaatggtagaaaatcacaaacaatggcacgagaagctaccctttgctttgttgggataccgcactacagttcgcacatcaactggggcaactccctacatacTAGTTTATGGTACCAAAGCTGTCATCCCAGCTGAGGTAGAGGTTCCTTCtgtaaggatcatacaggaagccgaactctGCGatacagaatggataaggagccgctatgagcaattggaccttatagatggaaaaaagGATGAACACAGTATGTCATGGATAGccttatcagaacagaatgtctag